Proteins from one Methanococcus maripaludis C5 genomic window:
- a CDS encoding bifunctional hydroxymethylpyrimidine kinase/phosphomethylpyrimidine kinase, whose amino-acid sequence MNVLTVGGFDPTGGAGIVADVKTIKELQKNPLSIITSIIPQNNNKVFLKRDLSKEEIKAQFDAIFEDFEVNWVKTGVLTNDSIDIILEFKKKYNFNIICDPVLKSTTDFEFSDEVLIKKYLEFFEECFLITPNLKEFEIIEKMFETSRFNLNNINVLVTGKTDILKINNKHIEITGKYVEKEVHGTGCTYSSAITCFLSMGMTFEDSIKSAKEFVLGSVIYAEKTKYGYNSNPISVTKESVEKNLSYALTLLKNIELFVKTDFKIVESILLPENYSDIATITYDEIIKFGISNDVSEILLNLKEINPKIRACIKIECDKLSVEKLKNSEISMGSIANLEKNSIISGLTDCINSDKIYPHILYVNEKKPILIILGNNSVEIFKKLQNIEKRVKNVQY is encoded by the coding sequence ATGAATGTTTTGACAGTTGGAGGTTTTGACCCAACAGGCGGTGCAGGCATTGTTGCAGATGTAAAAACGATAAAAGAACTTCAAAAAAATCCCCTTTCAATAATTACGTCAATTATCCCTCAAAACAATAATAAAGTTTTTTTAAAAAGGGATTTGTCAAAAGAAGAGATAAAAGCACAATTTGATGCAATTTTTGAAGATTTTGAGGTAAATTGGGTTAAAACAGGCGTTTTAACTAATGATTCAATTGATATTATTTTAGAATTTAAAAAGAAATATAATTTTAATATAATTTGCGACCCTGTTTTGAAATCAACTACGGATTTCGAGTTTTCGGATGAAGTGTTAATTAAAAAGTATTTGGAATTTTTTGAAGAGTGTTTCTTGATAACTCCTAATTTAAAAGAATTTGAAATTATTGAAAAAATGTTTGAAACGTCCAGATTCAATTTAAATAATATTAATGTACTAGTGACCGGAAAAACGGATATTTTAAAAATTAATAATAAACATATCGAAATAACTGGAAAATATGTAGAAAAAGAGGTTCATGGAACTGGCTGTACCTATTCCTCTGCAATTACCTGCTTTTTATCCATGGGAATGACTTTTGAAGATTCAATAAAATCTGCAAAAGAGTTTGTGTTAGGATCAGTAATCTACGCAGAAAAAACAAAATATGGCTACAATTCTAATCCAATATCTGTTACTAAAGAATCTGTTGAAAAAAATTTATCTTACGCTTTAACGTTACTTAAAAATATTGAATTGTTCGTTAAAACAGATTTTAAAATTGTAGAAAGTATCCTTTTACCAGAAAATTATTCGGATATTGCTACAATTACCTATGATGAAATAATTAAATTTGGAATTTCAAATGATGTTTCAGAAATATTACTAAATTTAAAAGAAATTAATCCAAAGATAAGGGCTTGTATAAAAATAGAATGCGATAAATTATCCGTGGAAAAGTTAAAAAACTCAGAAATTTCAATGGGTTCAATCGCCAATTTAGAAAAAAACAGCATTATTTCAGGTTTGACAGATTGTATCAATTCTGATAAAATTTATCCCCATATTTTGTATGTTAATGAAAAAAAACCTATTTTAATAATTCTAGGGAATAATTCCGTGGAAATTTTTAAAAAGCTTCAAAACATTGAAAAACGTGTTAAAAACGTACAATATTAA
- a CDS encoding MFS transporter, which translates to MRNEKSIVAVVAAISSFLTPFMGTALNLALPSIGTEFSADTILLGWLVTSFLLASSALLLPIGRIADIIGRKRILLNGLLIFGLSSLMGIFSGSINQLILLRVIQGIGSAMIFGTAIAILTSVYPLNERGKALGINIATVYIGLSLGPFLGGILTHYFGWRSIFLFSGIIGIITYIIAKKFVLNEWCDAKGETFDYFGSITYMISLVFLVYGFITFSSGGSIFILVSLLFGSIFIHREHRTENPILNIKLLTNNLAFSMSNLAALLNYGATYAVAFLISFYLQSLRGFSAQDAGFILLAQPLVQAIFSPITGKLSDKIEPRILASIGMGITCVGLVLFTFMQLDTSIYQIILNLVLLGFGFAVFSSPNTNAIMSSVERKFAGVASAMLATVRILGQMTSMAIITVLIAYYVGNNPISAEFSPLFLQGITTSFKVSAVLCAIGIFASLARKNIRNKN; encoded by the coding sequence ATGCGAAACGAAAAATCCATCGTGGCAGTTGTTGCCGCAATTTCATCATTTTTAACACCCTTTATGGGCACTGCACTAAATCTTGCCCTTCCAAGTATTGGAACAGAATTTTCAGCCGATACTATTCTTTTAGGGTGGCTTGTAACTTCATTCCTACTTGCAAGTTCTGCACTTTTGCTACCTATTGGCAGGATTGCAGATATAATCGGTAGGAAACGAATTTTATTAAATGGATTGTTAATTTTTGGATTATCGTCTTTAATGGGAATATTTTCAGGGTCAATTAATCAATTGATACTACTTCGTGTAATTCAAGGAATCGGCAGTGCCATGATATTTGGAACTGCCATTGCAATACTAACTTCGGTTTATCCGTTAAATGAAAGAGGAAAAGCCCTCGGAATTAATATTGCCACAGTTTACATTGGTCTCAGTTTAGGGCCGTTCCTTGGCGGAATTTTGACCCATTATTTCGGATGGAGAAGTATATTTTTATTTTCAGGAATAATTGGAATTATAACTTACATTATTGCCAAGAAATTCGTATTAAATGAATGGTGTGATGCAAAAGGCGAAACTTTTGACTATTTCGGCTCGATTACATACATGATTTCGCTTGTATTCTTGGTTTATGGGTTTATTACTTTTAGTTCAGGCGGATCAATATTTATACTTGTGTCGTTGCTTTTTGGATCAATATTTATCCATAGGGAGCATAGAACAGAAAATCCGATTCTAAACATCAAACTCCTCACAAATAATCTCGCATTTTCAATGTCAAACCTTGCTGCACTCCTAAATTACGGTGCAACTTACGCAGTAGCATTTTTAATCAGTTTTTATCTTCAAAGTTTGAGAGGATTTTCTGCTCAGGACGCGGGATTTATTCTTTTAGCACAACCACTTGTACAGGCAATATTTTCACCAATTACCGGAAAACTATCCGACAAAATCGAACCTAGGATTTTAGCATCCATTGGAATGGGAATTACCTGTGTTGGATTAGTATTATTCACATTTATGCAGTTAGATACAAGTATTTACCAAATAATCTTAAATTTAGTACTTCTCGGTTTTGGATTTGCAGTATTCAGCTCTCCAAACACAAATGCAATAATGAGTTCAGTTGAAAGGAAATTTGCAGGAGTTGCATCTGCAATGCTTGCAACTGTAAGAATTTTAGGTCAAATGACCAGTATGGCAATAATAACTGTATTGATTGCGTATTATGTTGGAAATAATCCAATTTCTGCAGAATTCAGTCCGCTATTCCTTCAAGGAATAACTACATCATTTAAAGTTTCTGCAGTTTTATGTGCAATCGGAATTTTTGCGTCACTTGCTAGAAAAAATATCAGAAATAAAAATTAA
- a CDS encoding sulfurtransferase TusA family protein — MIKEINVKSLRSPAMLVEKVIEKTDGGILVIETEGDSQINEISELIKKMGYKMEVDGTNVKVSIGEIEASKSINVVGASCPGPILMVGEVLERMAVGEVLEITAGPNAFTDLTEGLKSMGNDILSAEKTDDGNYKILIKKEEKKKELGVSVDIDEVFIINMTGTGNAEKAYATFMMANVAQNMKLKPTIFLMFDGASLALKGECDKVKHPAFPKLGDKLRDAIKAGVKIYVCEMSSEFRGVDKKLEEGIEIAGAPTFFRFLSKPNARPVWL, encoded by the coding sequence ATGATAAAAGAGATAAACGTAAAATCACTCAGAAGTCCTGCAATGCTCGTAGAAAAAGTAATCGAGAAAACAGACGGCGGAATTTTGGTAATTGAAACCGAGGGGGATTCCCAGATAAACGAAATTTCCGAATTAATAAAAAAAATGGGATATAAAATGGAAGTCGACGGAACAAATGTTAAAGTGAGCATTGGCGAAATCGAAGCTTCAAAATCCATAAATGTTGTTGGAGCAAGCTGTCCTGGTCCAATTTTAATGGTTGGTGAAGTTTTAGAAAGAATGGCTGTTGGTGAAGTTTTGGAAATAACTGCCGGTCCAAATGCGTTTACTGATCTCACTGAAGGACTGAAAAGCATGGGAAATGACATACTCTCTGCAGAAAAGACGGATGACGGAAATTACAAAATTTTAATTAAAAAAGAAGAAAAGAAAAAAGAGCTCGGAGTTTCAGTTGACATCGATGAAGTATTTATCATAAACATGACAGGAACTGGAAATGCTGAAAAAGCATACGCAACTTTTATGATGGCAAACGTGGCTCAGAACATGAAATTAAAGCCAACGATCTTTTTAATGTTTGATGGAGCAAGTCTTGCATTAAAAGGAGAATGTGACAAGGTAAAACACCCTGCATTCCCAAAACTGGGCGATAAATTAAGAGATGCAATAAAAGCAGGAGTTAAAATATATGTGTGTGAAATGAGTTCTGAATTTAGGGGCGTTGACAAAAAACTAGAAGAAGGAATTGAAATTGCCGGAGCACCTACATTCTTTAGATTTCTCTCAAAACCAAATGCAAGGCCAGTATGGTTATAA
- a CDS encoding radical SAM protein, whose protein sequence is MKITLRNEICDRLENIVSDLKVIRHCIGCEGMDLKNEDPHHHPTIEITQECNHDCIFCYSNLTSVKPGLYGDLSKFKAVTISQYGEPLIYPKKVKNAIKYVKSKGLRCDLQTNGVFLNEELLKEFKDLGLDMIMISLSASDKKTHEKLVKEDTFEKVFENIKLSSKYFHTIVRSVYIPGFNDDELVKLGEMLNKIGVSEIMVHQLVVHPENLEKLEKVGNLENVGKIKDLLLLIEKIKKAAPNVNVTIKGCLLVYLKTMDGFILNSINSNCVSEVPEIKREYAPISF, encoded by the coding sequence TTGAAAATAACGTTAAGAAATGAGATTTGTGACCGTTTGGAAAATATTGTAAGTGATTTAAAAGTTATAAGACACTGTATCGGTTGCGAAGGAATGGATCTAAAAAATGAAGACCCACATCACCACCCGACTATCGAAATAACACAAGAATGTAATCACGACTGTATATTTTGTTACTCTAATTTAACTAGTGTAAAACCTGGATTATACGGAGATTTAAGTAAATTTAAAGCGGTTACAATAAGCCAGTATGGCGAACCACTAATTTATCCAAAAAAAGTAAAAAATGCAATTAAATATGTAAAATCCAAAGGATTAAGATGCGATTTACAGACTAACGGGGTATTTTTAAACGAAGAACTTTTAAAAGAATTTAAAGACCTTGGTTTAGACATGATCATGATCAGTTTAAGTGCATCTGACAAAAAAACGCATGAAAAACTTGTAAAAGAAGATACCTTTGAAAAAGTTTTTGAAAATATAAAACTCTCTTCAAAATATTTCCACACGATTGTAAGATCAGTATATATCCCTGGGTTCAACGATGATGAACTTGTAAAACTTGGTGAAATGTTAAATAAAATCGGAGTTTCCGAAATAATGGTTCACCAGCTCGTAGTTCATCCCGAAAATTTGGAAAAACTTGAAAAAGTAGGAAATCTTGAAAACGTTGGAAAAATAAAAGATCTGTTACTGTTGATTGAAAAAATTAAAAAAGCTGCGCCAAACGTAAACGTTACTATTAAAGGATGTTTGCTTGTTTATTTAAAAACAATGGATGGATTTATACTAAATTCAATAAATAGTAATTGTGTTTCAGAAGTTCCCGAAATAAAAAGGGAATACGCACCAATTTCATTTTAG
- a CDS encoding MJ0307 family thioredoxin has protein sequence MVKVEVFTSPMCPHCPAAKRVVDEVAKEIEGLEVVHINVMDHPEKAAELGIMAVPTVAINGEIKFVGAPTKDALLAELKK, from the coding sequence ATGGTAAAAGTTGAAGTATTTACATCACCTATGTGTCCACACTGCCCAGCAGCTAAAAGAGTGGTCGATGAAGTTGCAAAAGAGATCGAAGGACTCGAAGTCGTACACATTAATGTAATGGACCACCCTGAAAAGGCTGCCGAACTTGGAATTATGGCAGTTCCAACCGTTGCAATAAACGGAGAAATTAAATTTGTTGGAGCACCAACAAAAGATGCATTACTTGCAGAACTTAAAAAATAA
- a CDS encoding DUF169 domain-containing protein: MEIQKIKELGQKLQDFLGLEKPATAVKLAKSKEEIPEGYAEIDAPIRHCEMIQNARIEGKKFYATAEKHACKGGAYAIGILQNPPEPLKTGVLYHNLGNFPTEEAAIKTVEAIPRVKEEIYAGVYAPLNDADFEPDSIVVLVTPKQGLRLTQALNYTAGGRFQADFAGIQSLCADAVAAVKTRGVANATLGCNGSRAYAHVKDDELVFAFPLSDLEDVVSALEYFKEKWN, translated from the coding sequence ATGGAAATTCAAAAAATTAAAGAACTCGGACAAAAACTTCAAGACTTTTTAGGGCTTGAAAAACCTGCAACAGCAGTTAAACTTGCAAAATCAAAAGAAGAAATTCCTGAAGGTTACGCTGAAATAGACGCACCCATAAGACACTGTGAAATGATCCAAAATGCAAGAATCGAAGGTAAAAAGTTCTACGCAACAGCAGAAAAACATGCATGTAAGGGTGGAGCTTACGCAATTGGAATCTTACAAAATCCTCCTGAACCATTAAAAACAGGTGTTTTATACCACAATTTAGGAAATTTCCCAACTGAAGAAGCTGCAATCAAAACCGTTGAGGCGATTCCAAGAGTTAAAGAAGAAATTTACGCAGGAGTTTATGCACCATTAAATGATGCAGACTTTGAACCCGACAGCATTGTAGTTTTAGTAACTCCAAAACAGGGTCTAAGACTTACTCAAGCTTTAAATTACACAGCAGGCGGTAGATTCCAGGCAGATTTCGCAGGAATTCAATCATTATGTGCTGATGCAGTAGCTGCAGTAAAAACAAGAGGTGTAGCAAACGCAACACTTGGATGCAACGGTTCAAGAGCTTACGCACACGTTAAAGACGATGAACTCGTGTTTGCATTCCCACTTTCAGACCTTGAAGATGTAGTTTCAGCACTTGAATACTTCAAAGAAAAATGGAATTAA